In one Lachnospiraceae bacterium GAM79 genomic region, the following are encoded:
- a CDS encoding RnfABCDGE type electron transport complex subunit B: protein MDITTILIAVAVVAGVGIIIGVLLGVAGEKFKVPVDEKAVMVRELLPGNNCGGCGYPGCDGLAAAIAKGEMPPSACPVGGTAVAEAISAALGVENTASTKYVAFVKCAGDCEKAKDVYDYVGPKTCVLAQNSPNNGPKGCTYGCTGYGSCKAVCEFGAIDIIDGIAVVNEEKCKACGKCVDVCPRHLIELVPYDAPHRVRCNSKEKGKEVKAVCSAGCIGCSLCVRSCEFDAVSVDQNLAHIDYDKCTHCGACARKCPVKIIS from the coding sequence ATGGATATTACAACAATTCTGATCGCAGTTGCAGTTGTAGCAGGCGTTGGTATTATCATTGGTGTTCTGCTTGGTGTAGCTGGTGAAAAGTTTAAAGTTCCGGTAGATGAGAAGGCAGTTATGGTGCGGGAACTTCTTCCCGGAAATAACTGTGGTGGATGCGGATATCCCGGCTGTGATGGTCTTGCAGCAGCCATTGCAAAGGGTGAGATGCCGCCATCTGCATGTCCGGTTGGAGGAACCGCCGTTGCAGAGGCAATCAGTGCAGCACTCGGCGTAGAGAATACAGCAAGCACCAAGTATGTAGCCTTTGTCAAATGCGCAGGTGACTGTGAGAAGGCAAAGGATGTTTATGATTACGTTGGACCAAAGACCTGTGTTCTTGCACAGAACAGTCCGAATAACGGACCAAAGGGCTGTACATATGGCTGTACAGGATATGGTTCCTGCAAGGCTGTTTGTGAATTCGGTGCGATTGATATTATAGATGGCATTGCAGTTGTAAATGAGGAAAAATGTAAAGCGTGCGGAAAGTGTGTAGATGTCTGTCCAAGACATCTGATCGAGCTGGTTCCGTATGATGCCCCTCATCGTGTCAGATGTAATTCAAAGGAAAAAGGAAAAGAAGTAAAGGCAGTTTGTTCAGCGGGTTGTATTGGCTGTTCACTCTGCGTCAGATCCTGTGAATTTGATGCGGTATCGGTAGATCAGAACCTCGCACATATTGATTATGATAAGTGTACCCATTGTGGCGCATGTGCCAGAAAGTGTCCGGTCAAGATCATAAGCTGA
- a CDS encoding YlmC/YmxH family sporulation protein, which translates to MRFCELKEKEVINCKDCQRLGFVADIEFDPCSGRIETIIVPEQGKIFWCFGSCEEYRIDFCNVVKIGPDIILVDIPPRICKS; encoded by the coding sequence ATGAGGTTTTGTGAATTAAAAGAAAAAGAAGTAATAAACTGCAAGGACTGCCAGCGACTTGGCTTTGTTGCAGATATTGAATTTGATCCCTGCTCCGGAAGAATTGAGACGATAATTGTTCCTGAGCAGGGAAAAATTTTCTGGTGCTTTGGATCTTGCGAGGAGTATCGCATTGATTTCTGTAATGTAGTAAAGATCGGGCCGGATATTATTTTAGTTGACATTCCTCCCCGAATATGTAAAAGTTAG
- the nrdR gene encoding transcriptional regulator NrdR: MRCPFCYVDDTRVIDSRPADDGCSIRRRRQCDACGRRFTTYEKVETIPLIVIKKDKNRETYDRKKIESGIIRSCHKRPVSAEQISKCIDDIENEIFNLEAKEVESTTIGEIVMDKIKDLDQVAYVRFASVYREFKDVNTFMNELSKLLSTNTDRK, encoded by the coding sequence ATGAGATGTCCATTTTGTTATGTTGATGATACAAGAGTTATAGATTCCAGACCGGCGGATGACGGCTGTTCGATCCGAAGAAGAAGACAGTGCGATGCCTGTGGCAGACGTTTCACAACGTATGAAAAGGTTGAGACGATCCCGCTTATCGTAATCAAAAAGGATAAGAACAGAGAAACCTATGACAGGAAGAAGATTGAATCCGGTATCATAAGATCCTGCCATAAAAGACCGGTATCAGCGGAACAGATATCCAAATGCATCGATGATATCGAGAACGAGATCTTTAATCTGGAAGCAAAAGAAGTAGAGAGTACGACGATCGGTGAGATCGTTATGGATAAGATCAAGGATCTGGATCAGGTAGCTTATGTAAGATTTGCTTCTGTATACAGAGAATTCAAAGATGTGAATACATTTATGAATGAGCTGAGCAAATTATTATCGACAAATACTGACAGGAAATAG
- a CDS encoding YigZ family protein, giving the protein MVDSYNTILTPGTDEIVEKKSRFIGYAQPVSSEEEAYAFVESVKKKHYDARHNCHAFAIGKENTLYRFSDDGEPQGTAGKPILEVISGNQVTDICIVVTRYFGGTLLGTGGLVRAYTEAAKLALADAGIHQVQRMKLMDITCSYNDSGKVQYLLSTNEISIENTEYGADVTFHTAVPVADVTMIEKKITEATAARAVIDEKGEKFV; this is encoded by the coding sequence ATGGTAGATTCTTATAATACAATACTGACACCGGGCACCGATGAGATCGTTGAGAAGAAATCCAGATTTATCGGTTATGCACAGCCGGTTTCTTCGGAAGAAGAAGCGTATGCATTTGTCGAAAGTGTCAAGAAGAAACATTATGATGCACGACACAACTGTCATGCATTTGCGATTGGAAAAGAGAATACCCTCTATCGTTTTTCAGATGATGGAGAACCGCAGGGAACCGCAGGAAAGCCGATATTAGAAGTGATATCGGGAAATCAGGTAACAGATATCTGCATTGTGGTTACAAGATATTTCGGTGGTACTCTGCTTGGAACCGGAGGACTTGTCCGGGCATATACAGAAGCTGCTAAGCTTGCCCTTGCAGACGCCGGCATTCACCAGGTGCAGCGCATGAAGCTTATGGATATCACCTGCTCCTATAATGATTCCGGCAAAGTACAGTATCTCTTATCAACAAATGAGATTAGTATAGAGAATACAGAATATGGTGCAGATGTAACTTTCCATACAGCAGTTCCTGTCGCCGATGTAACAATGATCGAAAAAAAGATTACGGAAGCAACAGCAGCCCGCGCTGTCATAGACGAAAAAGGCGAGAAATTCGTATAA
- a CDS encoding ABC transporter permease has protein sequence MLLRQYRILLKRTSKKFINLLLLLIIPFTAFYIKNLPVEEKSTVFICGYYMEESNSYLAQVEQELSGHQDCFTFEKCSSMEELKDQVASGRYDCGFAFDNGFSDAFIHDIKNCHIRLYTSPSSMFQAIFSETLFDRLLDAFSPAIAVNYLESNSATKDFYRSPFQSYLEDQYRNYMNSDSVFRLSVNNTGAYHGTTDRVDLFPVHEFTGFLLFLSSLVGLLVYLKDQDEHIYDRVSKRKRLRFCLTGILANITPVWLVSVVTLYLYEQPEAILPFLLKMFGYILLCLLFTFICLLIFRHYKPFVSALPVLVICTLIFSPIFLHLEDYAPILRYLSYLFPPTFF, from the coding sequence ATGCTGTTACGTCAATACAGAATCCTGTTAAAACGGACTTCAAAAAAATTCATCAATCTTCTGTTGCTGCTGATCATTCCGTTCACGGCATTCTATATAAAAAATCTGCCGGTGGAAGAAAAAAGCACGGTATTCATCTGTGGATATTATATGGAAGAATCAAACAGTTACCTGGCACAGGTGGAGCAGGAGCTCTCCGGACATCAGGACTGCTTTACTTTCGAGAAATGCAGTTCTATGGAGGAATTAAAGGATCAGGTTGCATCCGGGCGATATGACTGTGGATTTGCGTTTGACAATGGGTTTTCTGACGCATTTATACATGATATCAAGAACTGCCACATCCGCTTATACACTTCCCCATCTTCGATGTTCCAGGCAATTTTTTCCGAAACATTATTTGACCGGCTGTTGGATGCTTTCTCGCCGGCTATTGCCGTCAACTATCTGGAATCGAATTCTGCCACAAAAGACTTTTATCGGAGTCCTTTCCAGTCATATCTGGAAGATCAATACAGAAATTATATGAACAGTGATTCTGTCTTCCGGTTATCTGTCAATAATACAGGAGCCTATCACGGAACAACCGACCGCGTAGATCTGTTCCCGGTTCATGAATTTACCGGTTTTCTTCTGTTCTTATCTTCTCTGGTCGGTTTGCTGGTCTATCTGAAGGATCAGGATGAACACATCTATGACAGAGTATCCAAACGGAAAAGACTGCGTTTCTGTCTGACCGGTATTCTTGCTAATATAACACCGGTATGGCTGGTCAGTGTAGTTACGCTCTACTTATATGAGCAGCCGGAAGCCATCCTGCCATTTCTGTTAAAGATGTTCGGATATATACTGCTGTGTCTGCTGTTCACTTTTATCTGTCTGCTTATCTTCCGACATTATAAGCCGTTTGTATCGGCTCTTCCGGTTCTTGTAATCTGCACTTTGATCTTCTCGCCGATCTTCCTGCATCTGGAGGATTATGCGCCGATCCTGCGGTATCTGTCCTACCTCTTTCCGCCGACCTTTTTTTAG